The proteins below come from a single Xenopus tropicalis strain Nigerian chromosome 9, UCB_Xtro_10.0, whole genome shotgun sequence genomic window:
- the tmem186 gene encoding transmembrane protein 186, with the protein MAHVCLISRCIKYLHMGQLAWSSKLLCRTTFFRSSSVSLTSCQGCSYLFLHHRSKAPLPLMNQIYFSSSPPLLAGISNTEKFTMIYKFPGIKYCRAVSRLKLLQTALTAIFLPPMYYYYIQGQVTYLWVVYSTGTALFAGLMLYCLSFYLRRIIGMIYLNTAGTTLKVSHLTFWGKRKDLYIPIDDVKALSETGDHRRETILQFKRYSSSDTLYFTSQFGIILDKEKFIRLFGAIKCIDDLK; encoded by the coding sequence ATGGCCCATGTATGCCTGATATCTAGATGCATAAAGTATTTACACATGGGCCAGTTGGCCTGGAGTTCCAAGTTACTTTGCAGAACAACTTTCTTCAGATCCTCTTCAGTGTCACTGACATCATGTCAAGGCTGTTCTTATCTCTTTCTTCATCATCGAAGCAAAGCACCACTTCCTCTAATGAATCAGATTTATTTCTCTTCATCTCCTCCTCTCTTAGCCGGGATCAGTAACACTGAGAAGTTCACGATGATTTATAAGTTTCCAGGAATAAAGTACTGCCGAGCTGTTTCTCGTCTAAAGCTTCTTCAGACAGCACTGACTGCTATATTCCTTCCGCCCATGTATTATTACTATATTCAAGGTCAGGTCACATATTTATGGGTTGTGTATTCTACTGGCACAGCACTGTTTGCAGGTCTTATGCTGTACTGCCTGAGTTTCTACCTCAGAAGAATTATTGGGATGATATATTTAAACACAGCAGGCACCACCTTAAAAGTTTCCCATCTGACATTTTGGGGAAAGAGGAAGGATCTTTATATTCCAATTGATGATGTGAAAGCACTCTCAGAGACTGGAGACCACAGACGTGAAACTATCCTCCAGTTCAAACGATATAGTAGCTCAGACACACTGTATTTTACTTCTCAGTTTGGAATCATTTTGGACAAAGAGAAGTTTATTAGACTGTTTGGAGCTATAAAATGTATAGACGATTTGAAGTAA